Part of the Panicum virgatum strain AP13 chromosome 4N, P.virgatum_v5, whole genome shotgun sequence genome is shown below.
TTGTTAAAGCGAAACCGAGAGGCTCTGCCCGTTGTCTTTCCCGGGACAAAAACGTACCAAACATCCAATTTTTGTCGCATCAGCTTCAAGAAACAATACTCACTCTCGTGTTCTCCGCTAGACTCGGTCTCGTAGGCAGCTCTCAGGCCAAGACACAAATCCTAGCTGCAGACCTGCCAAATGAAATTGCTGGATCAATGCAGTCGTGCGCCGTCACTACTCTCCTCCCTGCTGTGTAATGGTACTGTCAACGTTCTCCTGCTGGTTACTTCCAGCCTGCGATCGATCAGTTTGCCATCTGCTGATTATTTCCATTGCCAACTTGTTTGCTTTTAAGAGTTCATTCATAGCCCCTAGTAGCATCGGTGAATCAAACCAACCTGCCTCACCTCATCAAGCTCGATCCAGATAAGAAGATGGCCATGGTCCGGCGGAGCTTTGCGCTATCACTCCTCGCGGCTTTCCTCGCCGTCCTGCACCGCGCGGCCTCTGCTGCACCGGCTGCTCCGTCGCCGGATACAGCGTCCTTCCtccgctgcctcgccgccgacctccCCCCGCAGGTCGTCCACACGAACGCGTCCCCATCGTACGCGTCCGTCCTCGAGTCCTCCATCAAGAACCTGCTGTTCGTGACGCCGGCGACCCCGACGCCGGTCGCCATCGTCGCGGCGGCCGACGCCTCCCACGTCCAGGCCGCCGTGCGCTGCGGCGCGCGCCATGGCGTGCGCGTCCGCCCGCGCAGCGGCGGCCACGACTACGAGGGCCTGTCCTACCGCTCCCTGAGCGCCGCGCGCCCCTTCGCCATCGTCGACCTGGCCGCGCTCCGCGCCGTCCGCGTCAACGCCGCGCGCCGCACCGCCTGGGTCGGCTCCGGCGCGACGCTCGGCGAGCTGTACTACGCGATCGCCAACCGCAGCGCGCGCCTCGGGTTCCCCGGCGGGGTCGGCCCGACGGTGGGCCTCGGCGGCCACCTCAGCGGGGGCGgcttcgggctgctgctgcggaaGCACGGCCTCGCCGCGGACCACGTGGTCGACGCCGTCATCGTCGACGCCGAGGGGAGGCTCCTGGACAGGGCCGCCATGGGGGAGGACCTCTTCTGGGCcatccggggcggcggcggcgggagcttcGGCGTCGTGCTCCGCTGGAAGCTGCGGCTGGTGCGCGTGCCGGCGACCGTCGCGGTGTTCGCCGTCCACCGGCCCCGGAACCAGTCCGCGACCGCTCTCCTCGCCCGGTGGCAGCGCGTGGCGCCAGCGCTGCCGCGCGACGTCTTCCTCCGCGTCGTCCTCCAGAACCAGGACGCGCAGTTCCAGTCCCTCTACCTCGGCACATGCGCCGGCCTCGTGGCGACGATGGCCGGGAGGTTCCCGGAGCTCGGCGTCACGCCGCGGGACTGCATCGAGATGATGTGGATCGAGTCGGTCCTCTACTTCGCCTTCTACGGCACGGCGAAGCCGAGGGAGCTGCTCCTGGACCGGGGCGCCGGGCCGGAGCGCTACTTCAAGGCCAAGTCGGACTACGTGAGCGAGCCCGTCCCGAGCCACGTGTGGGAGAGCGCGTGGAGCTGGTTCCTCAGGGACGGCGCCGGGCTGCTCATCCTGGACCCCTACGGCGGCAGGATGGCCGGCGTGTCGCCGTCGGCGACGCCGTTCCCGCACCGGCGGGAGCTCTACAACCTCCAGTACTACGGGTTCTGGTTCGAGAACGGCACGGAGGTGTCGGAGAAGCATGTGGGGTGGATCAGGGGGCTGCACCGGGAGATGGAGCCGTACGTGAGCAAGAACCCCAGGGGCGCGTATGTGAACTACAGGGACTTGGACCTCGGCGTGAACGGTGACGACGACGGTGGCGTGGGTGGCTACGAGAAGGCGAGAGCTTGGGGGGAGATGTACTTCAAGGCGAACTTCGAGAGGCTTGCCGCGGTGAAGGCGAAGGTGGATCCCCACGACTTCTTCAGGAACGAGCAGAGCATTCCTCCGCTTCCGTCGTCCCGGAAAGGCTTGTCGTATAAAGGCAATTATTGAGTTCTTTAAATATTTTTCGCAACAGAGTGCGTTTTTCATTAAAAGGGAAAGAAGTTTTGAGTACAAAGTGCGAGTGGCTAAAATAGCGTTTGAGCCTGCCCAACAACGCGTAGGACTACTACAAAGTTTCAGTTGCGCGACCTAAACATCCTAACGCTAGAACAAAAGACTCTTAACTTCTTGAAACATGCCATTAGCCAATTTGCCGCTTCATCAGAAATGGTGGAGAGAAGTTCATTCGGGGTCTTTGTCAACCGCTGAAAGGTGCACCTATTCCTTTCATTCCAGATCATCCATGAGATGAGGGTGACTAAAATGTCAAAACACTTCCGATCAGCTTTGTCGATTCTTTTCCTCGCGGCGCTCCAACATTCTGGTAGGGAAAACTCATTTGTTCCAGGGATGGTATAATGCCAACGAAGCTAGAGCAGCGACTTAAACCAGACCTCACGCGCGTACGGGCAGCGAACTAGCAGGTGGTCAATTGCCTCCGTGACAGCAAAGGATGCAGTCTTCGTTgttctttttttgaaaggacAACGGAGACCGCATCGTTTAGTGTTCGGATGCAGTCTTCGTTGTCCTAAATGTTGTGTTGCTTGCGTCGTTGTTAAGAACTACGTGCACGGTTGTCGGGATTCGAACCCGTGACCTCCCTTCACGCGTAACCTTTTATACTTCATTTTCTTTCTCCACATATTATACTATACCGAGTGTAAGTATATTGTTTGAGGTTCTAaacgaattcaaattaaaaagttgttaactacaaagtttcataacttttcgagatccaacttttattttggctgatTCCCCATCTGAGGTCGtttacaaaatttgaaattcactTTTCCATGTGCGCTGGATCTAGTATACAGTGAATTTTAAACAACCCATTTTTAGATGACGAATCATCCGCCGTTCAAGACGTTCAGACATCCGAACATCTTGACCTGCTGGTGCTCTTATGTCTTTTTTGGACAGGTCTGTGTTGCTCGGAACTTCAAACCAAGATTTTTGAAGGGGTGAAGATGCTGATGGCGTGCTCGCACAAGGTGATGGTGCAGCCTCGCTCAACTCCTCTCTTTCTACCGGCTACCGAGGAACACCGTGTGTCGGGAGATGTCCCTGAAGACGAACATGGAGATCGACGCCTGTCTCTACATCCTCAAACTGTTTCCGGGTCTCAGGGTGTTCTCCCCTTTACTCTAATACTATTTTGGCCCTATTTAGTTCGTAAAAAAATTTACACAGTagtcgtcacatcgaatcttcggacacatacattaaatattaaatgtagttgaaataaataaataattacacagtctaactgattagcacgagctgaatcttttaaacctaattagtcgaTAATTAGACGTtattgtcaagtaacaacgaaatgtgctaccgtaccaaaatttaaactttttcaccaactaaacacaccctttgtTTAAAATCGTAGCCTGCTTCGAGGACGGTCCTAGGAAGCTTTGGACTTGTGTGATGTTTGGTGGTGCAGGCGGTAGACATCTGAAAGTCAGATGTTTAGCATTCCTTCCTCTTTCACCACATCCCTTCTTCTCCCTTTTCCCCTCTCTTTTGTCAGCCTATGAACGTTGTGGATTTCCGTTCTTGGAATGGGAATGGTGGATGGCCTCGTTTCAAAAGATTTAGATCCTCAAATTACCAAAATGCAGATTCAAATCCACAAACTTACTAATAGTATCATATAAGCTTCACATTACAATTTTTAAATTATAAAATGTTTTTTTGTATTTATGAATATTTGAGGATCTAGATAACACCCGAGCCAAATTTAAAATCCAATAGTTATATTTTACTCCGGCAGCCACTAGACGATACAAATACCCAGATATCGTAGAGGAACACAATTGAGAAGAAACTGGGCAATTGGACCTACTATGACCTTGTGGTGGCTCTCGACTCGGAATCTCATACATCTTCCGGAAGATTATTTTCTTCCCCACCAAGATCGTGCGAAGACCTATGTTCGTTGGAGTATCTCCAGGGATTTTCTAGTTTAGGGTCAGTCGTACGCAACGAAACTGGCGGTCGACCTCCGACAGCAccaaattttctatttttgGAAATTTTGCACCACTTGTCTTTCTCTTCTTGGATTCCGTGCCCACATGCATATCTTCTCTTTTCCGTTGGTTTCCCCGCACGAGCCTGCTGACTCAAACCCACCCATTCTCTTTCCGCGCGCCAAATGTTTTACTTTTGTCAAGCCACAAAATCATTCGGGACCATGGGGAATGGGAGTAAAATTGGGTGGGGGAGTGAAAGTAAAAGCTAGTTTCAAACAGGGAATAATATATATGTAAAGATATATGGAACCAAACATATGTTAAAATATTGTAGTGTTTTTATCCTCATTATTCTGGCATAAATGTAAATTAAAACAGAAAAATTGCATCCTAAGCTGAAAATGGTTGAGGCAGCACACGTCGTCACCGTTCTGCATTCTCAACTCTTCGATTATGCTTCTAAACCCTACGAGAAAAAACATAGATGTCAAAAATAATTACTAAATCAAATGACACAATGAAACCTAAAAAAAGTTTAATATATAGATTGAACCGAAAGAAAAAAATAGCGCCAAAAAAATAGATCAATAGGTTCATATGTATGTTTAGAATAGAAAATATTTGAGAAGCAACAGGAGGGGCAAATACTGATAGgggagaattttttttatgaacTTTAAATCTCAGGAACATATTTGGGTCTTAAAAAATTTCCCACCATTTCATCCCAAGGATCCCTGCATACAGAAACCCATTATACAAAAAGTATATGGTCATGGAGTCGAATCCTAAAAAATTCAGAGCACCCTAACTCGTTGGGCCGAGTTTGACAGTAtgacgtgactgaccctaaccagTTAGAACGAGAATGGCAGTActacgtgactgaccctaatcaGTATAGCATGTTATCCTTAGTATATAGTAAAAACCCATTATATAAAAAGTATATGGTCATGGAGTAGAACCCTTAAAAATCCAGAGCACCCTAACTCGTTGTGCCGAGTATGACAGTAtgacgtgactgaccctaaccagttaggacgagaatgGCAGTATAACGTGACTGACActaaccagttaggacgagaatgGCAGTATGATGTGACTGACCCTAACTAGTTAGGACGAGAATGTCAGTATTACGTGACTGGCCCTAACCAGTTAGGACAAGAATGGCAGTACTACTTGACTAACCCTAATCAGTATAGCATGTCATCCTTAGTATATAGTAAAAACCCATTATACAAAAAGATATGGTCATGGAGTCGAATCCTAAAAAATCCAGAGCACCCACTCGTTGGGCCGAGTATGACAGTATGATGTGACTGGCAGTAtgacgtgactgaccctaaccagttaggacgagaatgTTAGTATTACGTGACTGACCCTCaccagttaggacgagaatgGCAGTACTACGTTACTgaccctaaccagttaggacgagaatggcagtactacgtgactgaccctaatcaGTATAGCATGTCATCATTAGTATATAGTTAAAACCCATTATACAAAAGTATATGGTCATGGAGTAGAACCCTTAAAAATCCAGAGGACCCTAACTCGTTGGGCCGAGTATGACAGTATGATgtgactgaccctaaccagttaggacgagaatggcagtactacgtgactgaccctaatcaGTATAGCATGTCATACTTAGTATATAGTAAAAACTCATTATACAAAAAGTACATGGTCATGGAGCTTAATCCTAAAAAATCCAGAGCACCCTAACTCGTTGGGCCGAGTATGACAGTATGAGgtgactgaccctaaccagttaggaTGAGAATGGCAGTATGACGTGACTGATcctaaccagttaggacgagaatgGCAGTACTACGTGACTGGCCCTAATCAGTATAGCACGTTATCCTTAGTATATAGTAAAAACCCATTGTACAAAAAAGTATATGGCCATGGAGTCGAATCCTAAAAAATCCAGAGCACCCTAACTCGTTGGGCCGAGTATGACAGTATGACGTGACCGACCCTAACCCGTTAGGACGAGAATGGCAGTActacgtgactgaccctaataAGTATGGCAGATCATCCTTAGTATATAGTAAAAACCCATTATACAAAAGTATATGCTCATGGAGTCGAACCctaaaaaaatttcagagcaccCTAACTTGCTGAGCCGAGTATGAAAGTAtgacgtgactgaccctaatcaGTTAGGACGAGTATGGCAAGAAGTTAAACGAGATTGACTCTAACCAGTTGGAACGATTGTGTCTTGTTAAAAAAGATTGGCCTAATCAATTAAGACAAGAATGACAGTATGATGTGATTGACCCTGATCAGTATGCCAGGTCATCCTTAGTATATATTAAAAAATCATTATACAAAAGTATATGGTCTTGGTGAAGAACGATGAaagacaaaacaaaaaaatattgaCAAAAATATTGTACTGattgggcaaaaaaaaaataatgataagaaaaataatttaaagGAAACTTTTTGATAGAAAAAAAAGGTTATGACAAAACTTTGGGTATAAAATATAATTAAGAGAAAATATTAAGACAAAACTTTTCAAGGAAACATTTTGAGAACATGAAACAATTTGGAAaagatatttttctaaaaaaataagtaGAAAAAATATTGGTTGAAAAAACAAGAtgagaaacaaataaaaagggtggcaaaaaaaatgtaaatattTTGCTGTAGAAAATTTTCACGAGGAAACTTTTTAAAGTAAACTTTTTTTAAGAAGCATATTGTCAACAAAAAAAGGGCAGGACAAAAAAGTTGAGGACAAAATTTTATACTAGAAAATTTTAATGAGAAAAAAGTTTTGAAAgtaaacattttttttaataagcATATATTCTCAACAAAAAACATTTCGTACCGGAAAAAGAGACGATGACAAAACCTTTGAGGTAAAAAACATAATTATTGTAAAATTTTTGATTTTAtgattttgcagaaaaaaatagagactaaaaattttcaaagaataattttttataataaaattagATAGATATAAaatttggaaagaaaaattttcaagaggTAAGATGAAAAATATAGTATAAGAAAACTTTTTAAAGTAAAAAGGAGTAGAACCTAATAAGGAAGACGAAATGTGAgctaataataaaactaattatataaaTGGTGGCTAATTTGCGAGACAGatctattaaacctaattatGCTTACTGTAGCACCATATTCCCGCCGTCtcctgccggctgccgcgcaCGGCGTGTCTTCCCGTCCGTAGCCGCCCGGCCCCGTCGCACGCCTGCGAAAATATTGAAAAATGGGAAGCGCGAACCCCCGTGCGCTGCGCGCGCCAACCGTGAGTTTCACCGCATATTCAGACCCTGTTTGGTTTCCATAAGTCTTTAGCCCCTCCTAAAGACCCTGGGTCTAAACAAAAGTCTCATCCTGTTTGTTTTCAATGATTAAAGGGACTAAACCTCATTAAATGGTGTGTTCAAAAGATCTTTTTACCCCTTCTCCCTACATGCATGCAGATAGAGTAGGGGACAGTAGGTGGAATTGTAGACCAAAAGTCTCTAAAAGCTCCTTATGAGGgtcttcttcaaaaaaaaatctctacCCTAAAAAAAGTCCCTAAAAATCCCATCTATTTGGTTTAAAAGTTCTATAAATTCTAGGGACTTCAACAAAAATCCCTCAAACCAGAGCCTCAGCATCGGGGTATCTCCACCCACAACTCCCATGCCTCCTCCATTCACGCCAATGCGCACCGCCGCTGGCCCTCACTGCCGCGGCCCCTTGCCCACTTGGCCAGGCGTGCTCCACTGCCGGGCCCGCTCGCCACAGCTCCTTCCCTGCGCCGCCGACGGAAAAGAAGATATGCCAAtccattttgaaaaaaataatattgatCTATATTTTCATAAAAATGAATCTATTCTCTTAAATGTTAAAATagtttgtaaaaaaatattgaaagtaataTTTTGTAACATGTTgatatatgtatttttgaaaaatgttgGATCTACTGTTTCTACTCGTTAATCAATTATTCATAAAATGTTGAATCTAAATTTTTAACTATTGAATTCAGATCTATTATTACTTGCTGCGGTGTCGAATGGTTTCCACTGACTTGAAAATGGCATACATCCGGTTTTTATTTCGGAATACTGCAAATTATAATATTACAGTACAGTTCCACAATATAGTATATGCAAAACAAGGCCATTGGTTGTATAACTtaacctttcaaaaaaaaattggttgtATAACTTGGATGCAGTAGTAATCGAGATGCGTTCTCATTCGGAAGGACCAGATCCATAGATCTGTCTAAACTGCCGCCCATGTAGCAAATCTAATTACAAGTGTCCTGATCGAATCCCCTCCAAGCTCACATCAATTTTGCACCTTTCGCCTTCAATCATGGCAAGAGCACCAAGAATCTTGCACTTGCTCCTCGCTCTGTGCTTCCTTTCCAGCAGCAGCGTCGTCGTCGCCTCAGCTTCCGGCGCCGCCGATGCCTTCGTcggctgcctcgccgccgccggcgttccgccgcgcctcctccagaCCCCGGCGTCCCCGTCCTACGACGCGCTCCTGCGCTCCTCCGTCCGCAACCTCCGCTACGTCGCGCCGGGCATCCCGCGGCCGCTCGCCATCGTGGCCGCCACCGAGCCTGCCCACGCGCAGGCCGCCGTGagctgcggccgccgccacggcgtcCTCGTCCGCGCCCGCAGCGGCGGGCACGACTACGAGGGCCTCTCCTACGCGTCCCTCGACCCGCGCGAGCGCTTCGCCGTGCTCGACCTCGCCGCGTTCCGGGAGGTCCGCGtcgacgccgcgcgcgccgaggcCTGGGCCGGGTCGGGGGCCACGCTCGGCGAGGTCTACTACGCCGTCGGCGCCGCGAGCCGCGCGCTCGCGTTCCCCGCGGGGGTCTGCCCcaccgtcggcgtcggcgggcaCCTCAGCGGCGGCGGGTTCGGCACGCTGATGCGCCGGTACGGCCTCGCGGCCGACAACGTCCTTGACGCCGTCCTCGTGGACGCCGACGGGAGGCTCCTGAACCGGACCACCATGGGGGAGGACCTCTTCTGGGccatccgcggcggcggcggcgagagcttCGGCGTCGTGCTGTCTTGGAAACTCCGCCTCGTGCCCGTGCCGGAGACGGTAACCGTGTTCACCGTCCGCCGGTCGAGAAACCAGTCCGCGACTGAACTCATCACCAAATGGCAAGAAATCGCGCCGGCGCTGCCGCGGGACCTCATCCTCCGCGTCGTGGTGCAGAGCCGGCACGCGCAGTTCGAAGCCCTGTTCCTCGGCCGTTGCAGCCGCCTCCTCGACCACATGCGAGCTCACTTCCCCGACCTCGGCGTGTCGCGGGCGGACTGCGAGGAGCTCAGCTGGATCCAGTCCACCGTCTACTTCGCCTTCTACTCCAGCTCCAAGCCGGTGGAGCTCCTCCTCGACAGGATCGGCGAGACGGGTCGGTACGTCAAGGCCAAGTCCGACTACGTGCAAGATCCCATCCCACGGCACGCGTGGGAGAGCACATGGTCgtggctggagaagcccgaGGCCGGGCTGCTCATCCTGGACCCCTACGGCGGCCGGATGGCCAGCATCTCGCCGTCGGCGACGCCGTTCCCGCACCGGAAGGGGAACCTCTACAACCTCCAGTACTACTCCTTCTGGTTCGAGAATGGCATGGCGGCGTTGGAGAAGCGGATGAGCTGGGTCAGAGGGCTGTACAGGGAGATGGAGCCGTACGTGTCCAAGAATCCAAGAACTGGGTATGTGAACTACAGGGACCTGGATCTCGGGACGAATGAGCTGGAGGGCAACGTGACTAGCTACGCGAAGGCGAGGATTTGGGGGGAGAAGTATTTCAGAGGTAATTTTGAGAGGTTGGCAGCTGTGAAGGCCATGGTGGATCCTGATGATTTCTTCAGGAATGAGCAGAGCATCCCTCCTCTCCCGGCTGCCAAGGGATGGAGCTCTATCTAATTGGAGGTCTCGTCTTTGGAGGTCTTCTCTTTTGGAATGCACGGTGCTTTTGTGGTGAATAGAGGATTTCCTCTATATACGTTTGTTTGTTGATTGCGAATTTGGGATCATCATGGTTGAGGAATTGTAACTTCTCACTGAGAAATTTTTCAATGGTTGAAGCTGCTAGGGCTCATTATCTCATTGCAACCAGTTATTTCATCATGTTTCAATCAGAGTAAACCTGGATTGCTTGCTTTATCTATACCTTCCATTCTTCCAATCAATGGATGGTGATTAATACTATGCAGTTGGACCATCATTTTTTAGGAGAGTCCAATAACGAAGTTATATTAAACCCAAATTCGTAACaaaccgtgtgtttggttccGGGATGCGGTGGGTTGGGTTGGCTCCATCCCTTGTTTTGGGGATGGCTCTAACTTCTACTATGTTTGGTTCAGTGACGAAACCGGGAATAGAAGGCAGGGGTGCTGGtgactcttcttcttttttgctcCATCCCTTCCTTCATCAATGGTCTCCAAAATTTTAGGGGGACTGGGGGGCTCTATGGAGTTTTAGGCAGGGGGGTTGGAGCCCCTCAGCCCCCTGTAGATCCGCCCCTGGTTTGGTTTATTTTTTAGTTTGGGGTTGGGTTGGTTCTagttttttgtttggttggtgGAGTTAAGAAACAGAGAACAAGTGGTGTTAGACATCGTTATACTACTATTCACTGGATCCCATGTGTAAGGAATGGACCTACATGTCATccactctctcttttctttttttttactttttcttcTCCCTTATCCTCTTCCTCCGATCCTCCCACGTGCGGACGCGCCCGACCTCCTCTCCGCCCAAGCCCGTCGGCGTGCCGCtcgcccaccggccgccgccatggcctccgccatGCTGGATCTGTGCactgccgccgcgcgctcggcccACCGACCCCATCCGCCACTtccgccagccgctcgcccgccggccgccaccatggcctccACGCGCTGGATCtacgcgctgctgccgccggcgctcTCCTCCGCGATGCCACCGCCGACGGCGCCCGCCTCCGCCCTGCCTCCTCCACCGGCGCCCGCCTCCGCCATGCCTCCTCCGTCGGCGCCCTCCTCCGTcggcgccctcctccgccgccaccaccaccgccgcaggctccctcctccccctggCCGGCGCGGCACCCTTCTCTTCTCTTGGCCGGCGATAGAGAGACGGGAGAGCAATGGGGCAGCAGAGAGACGGGAGAGAGACGCCACCGTCaaagcggagcggagcggactCGTCCGCCAGATTTCATGGGACGGAGTGAACCCGCATCTTCATCGAATATTCCCCTTTTAGATCCGCTCCGTCCCCTGTTGCTTCCATCCAaacactcaaaaaaaaaaagggtccGACCCATCCGGGTTGGACCCATTCTCCCAATCAAACACACGGAAAGTGTTCCATCCGGCCCACGGCCCAACCTAGTTTCTTCCCCGTCCCCCTGCCCTGCCCCCAACCAGCTACAGGCCTCCTGTCTTCCACGTCGCCGGAGGtcctctcgccgccgcgctcttcCTGCCCTTCCTTCTCCCCTGTGCTGGCGGGGAGCGGAGTGGAGATCATCTGAAGTTGGAGCGGTTCCTTCTTTGCTAGTAAGTCAAAAGCCCCAGCCGATTGCTGTTAATAATTCCATAGCAAGCTTTCTTGCGCTGGATCTTGTCCCCCTGGATTTGCTGCGTGTGCAATCGAATCCAAATTTCCCATTCTCTATTCCCTCAATCGCCGCGCGGAGGAGATTGATTTTTCCTCCATTAATTGAGGACCTCGATTGGCTTCCTGCCATCCTTAGTAATGTACGgactcgacctccgccgcctcctcccccacACCGTACCGCACAAGGAAGGAAATCGCCAATCGTATCCCGTCTCCATTTTTTACAGCATTTCTTCTATTTAtactctctccttcctccttcctggCATCGACGCATCTTGTGCTTAGAAAAGAGAGAGGCCTTGAGCGACGATGGGGAGGCCGAGCAAGGGGCGGCAGCGCATCGAAATCCGCCTCATCGAGGAC
Proteins encoded:
- the LOC120669359 gene encoding berberine bridge enzyme-like Cyn d 4 — its product is MAMVRRSFALSLLAAFLAVLHRAASAAPAAPSPDTASFLRCLAADLPPQVVHTNASPSYASVLESSIKNLLFVTPATPTPVAIVAAADASHVQAAVRCGARHGVRVRPRSGGHDYEGLSYRSLSAARPFAIVDLAALRAVRVNAARRTAWVGSGATLGELYYAIANRSARLGFPGGVGPTVGLGGHLSGGGFGLLLRKHGLAADHVVDAVIVDAEGRLLDRAAMGEDLFWAIRGGGGGSFGVVLRWKLRLVRVPATVAVFAVHRPRNQSATALLARWQRVAPALPRDVFLRVVLQNQDAQFQSLYLGTCAGLVATMAGRFPELGVTPRDCIEMMWIESVLYFAFYGTAKPRELLLDRGAGPERYFKAKSDYVSEPVPSHVWESAWSWFLRDGAGLLILDPYGGRMAGVSPSATPFPHRRELYNLQYYGFWFENGTEVSEKHVGWIRGLHREMEPYVSKNPRGAYVNYRDLDLGVNGDDDGGVGGYEKARAWGEMYFKANFERLAAVKAKVDPHDFFRNEQSIPPLPSSRKGLSYKGNY
- the LOC120670799 gene encoding berberine bridge enzyme-like Cyn d 4; translation: MARAPRILHLLLALCFLSSSSVVVASASGAADAFVGCLAAAGVPPRLLQTPASPSYDALLRSSVRNLRYVAPGIPRPLAIVAATEPAHAQAAVSCGRRHGVLVRARSGGHDYEGLSYASLDPRERFAVLDLAAFREVRVDAARAEAWAGSGATLGEVYYAVGAASRALAFPAGVCPTVGVGGHLSGGGFGTLMRRYGLAADNVLDAVLVDADGRLLNRTTMGEDLFWAIRGGGGESFGVVLSWKLRLVPVPETVTVFTVRRSRNQSATELITKWQEIAPALPRDLILRVVVQSRHAQFEALFLGRCSRLLDHMRAHFPDLGVSRADCEELSWIQSTVYFAFYSSSKPVELLLDRIGETGRYVKAKSDYVQDPIPRHAWESTWSWLEKPEAGLLILDPYGGRMASISPSATPFPHRKGNLYNLQYYSFWFENGMAALEKRMSWVRGLYREMEPYVSKNPRTGYVNYRDLDLGTNELEGNVTSYAKARIWGEKYFRGNFERLAAVKAMVDPDDFFRNEQSIPLLFWNARCFCGE